The DNA segment CGGATGTGAATGGCGACGGCTTGCTGGAAGTTGCCATTGGAACTTTCAATCCGGTTGCCGCAACGGGATTCGCGGCGTTATATCGCTACGACGGCAGCATGATGCCGGGCTGGCCGCAATACCTGGCGGACGGAGACTCGCTGGTGGGTTTTCAGGCCGGCGCGGCAGCGGCAGATATTGATCGGGATGGTGCACCGGAATTGATCTTTGGGGACTTGTTTGATCACATTGTCGCCTGGAAAGGCGATGGCAGTGTGGTTGAAGGCTGGCCGATCATTCTCGGTGAAATTGACCCCACCTTGATCGCTCGGAGCACATACATCAGCCCCGGGGTTGGAGATGTGGACGGTGACGGACATTTAGACATTTTTGTGAGCAATAATCAGACCGATTTGATAAATAGTGGCTGGTTTGGCCGTATTTATGTTTTCAATGATAAGGGAACACAATTACCATGGTCGCCACTTCGCCCGAAACAATCTGCGACTTCAAGAGCTGTGGCGATGGGAGATTTGAATTGCGATGGCTCGGTGGAATTGGCTGCCGTCTCGGTCGGCAGAAAGGAAATCAACGGACCCAAAGAAACCTGGCTCACCGTCTGGCAAATCCCCGGCGTGCCCTATGTCCACGAGCGTTTCCCCTGGCCGATGTACGGCCATGACCGCTGGCATACTTCGCAATACGGTTTCGTGCCGCCGGATGAGCCTGTGGTGCGGGTTGCAGACCGCAACCAACCCGGCGCGCCGCCAACGGCGTTTGCACTCGAACAGAACTATCCCAATCCCTTTGTTCTCTCGCAAAATGCTACTGGCCATTTCACCGCAATCCGCTTTGCGCTGCCCGAGGCCGCGCAGGTGCAGCTTCGTCTCTTCGATATCCTGGGAGCCGAAGTCAAAACTTGGGCGGTGATGAAGCCTGCTGGGGTGCATGAATTCCGCTGGAATGGCAGAGACAACCGCGGCCAGCCTCTGCCCGGCGGGGTTTATTTCTATCGTCTGGAAGCCGTTTCTGCAGCGCGCCACGTCGTGCTCACCAAGAAGCTGCTGCTGCTGCGGTGAAGCTGTCCTGGTGGCGCCACATGCCCGGCCTTGCTGTCACCCTGTCTGCTCTTTTGAAAACTCTCCGCCCACGAAAAGGAAATCCCACGGAAATGGTTTGGAGCTGTTTTCGTGGGAGCTTCAGTTTCGTGGGAGAAAATGCGACCCTTCTTCCGTGACTGAAATTTTTCCCCGAAACAGT comes from the candidate division KSB1 bacterium genome and includes:
- a CDS encoding FG-GAP-like repeat-containing protein yields the protein MSSANWYNQLQSGSFSFFMLSFSIVTALGQAPPKIAQNFPQPLATEKYLSSRGGPNLADIDGDGDWDIVTASGKMVYVFNSDGRALAGWPQATMYETRESPASGDLNGDGKLEIVTIDLDAPTGRGFLYAWNNYGELLAGFPVLLPEAGVVSVTLYDLDQNSTVEIICGLEAKVFVFQHDGTIAPGWPKDISPFAPIAKAAVGDLNGDGEAEIVLPGQYAADRFEDYQGRLYVWNARGEYLPGWPVTLPSGYTFAGGCDPTLADVNGDGLLEVAIGTFNPVAATGFAALYRYDGSMMPGWPQYLADGDSLVGFQAGAAAADIDRDGAPELIFGDLFDHIVAWKGDGSVVEGWPIILGEIDPTLIARSTYISPGVGDVDGDGHLDIFVSNNQTDLINSGWFGRIYVFNDKGTQLPWSPLRPKQSATSRAVAMGDLNCDGSVELAAVSVGRKEINGPKETWLTVWQIPGVPYVHERFPWPMYGHDRWHTSQYGFVPPDEPVVRVADRNQPGAPPTAFALEQNYPNPFVLSQNATGHFTAIRFALPEAAQVQLRLFDILGAEVKTWAVMKPAGVHEFRWNGRDNRGQPLPGGVYFYRLEAVSAARHVVLTKKLLLLR